A window of Gemmatimonadaceae bacterium contains these coding sequences:
- a CDS encoding TonB-dependent receptor: MKRASFVVMGFLLLTGAASASAQNPGGARPAGPPGQPPVANGEVRGAVMDGDANIPVAKATIVVRSKRDSSLVTGTVARDDGTFRVQGLRPGEYYLRITSIGYGPRNEPFTVGAAGAEAIATVSVKLSKVAVTLTGVEVTAAPPTITIEPDRNSYKAKDVAATATNASDVLDHVPSVAVDGDGKVSLRGNENVAIQINGRPAPVRGAQLGSYLRQLPASIVERVEVIPTPSAREDPEGMAGIINIVLKQNVDLGLSGGVTVGSAAANGRYNFSGNLGNQSGPWTLFTTYGYNNDDRGIIGINDRERYNSLGALSNITEQDLIGRNVNGGHNFSTNVDYKINDRDVLTNVLSLNFRDFTDNTRSAYTELSSSRSILDRYDRIKDSDVNSWVGDYTLAWKRTIEPRKHELSTELRFNRSDDDDKTMLWRQPPASSSSTRLEGERNNTDALTQTFNGQLDYTRTLAERTKLETGFKSTARWLNRDYLVEKDALGTNQWVISNLSNDFTFDEYVQAVYGVLSHGVGKWELQGGLRGEYATRDFALKKSSENYPFNYTSVYPSAVARYKFTDATEGKLSYSRRVRRPGTQELNPFPSFFDVQNVFIGNPNLRPEYTDAIELGWSRTGAMTTVQLSPFYRRTTDVMRVDINTADVVDGREVTSVSFKNLDNSTSWGSDLNGSLKYKMFNGFANFSLFRVVTDGGSQSTLSSDAVTWSTRWNGTVTLSPATTVQATYFYRAPVDIERGRFSAQYGTNFSIRQKLMKDKGTVSLRFQDPFNTIGFKIRAGDDNLTQITERKFGVRATYLTFQYNFGRPPRVRQPTQDQQPQGQTGFPPP, translated from the coding sequence ATGAAACGCGCATCGTTCGTCGTCATGGGTTTCCTTCTACTCACCGGCGCTGCATCGGCTAGCGCCCAGAACCCTGGAGGCGCGCGACCCGCGGGCCCCCCAGGTCAGCCACCCGTCGCGAATGGAGAAGTTCGCGGCGCAGTCATGGATGGTGACGCCAACATCCCGGTCGCCAAGGCAACCATCGTCGTGCGCAGCAAGCGCGACTCATCCCTCGTCACCGGAACGGTAGCTCGTGACGACGGTACGTTCCGCGTCCAGGGACTGCGTCCCGGCGAGTACTATCTTCGCATCACGTCAATCGGATACGGCCCGCGCAACGAGCCGTTCACAGTCGGGGCTGCAGGCGCCGAGGCTATTGCCACAGTCAGCGTCAAGCTCAGCAAGGTCGCCGTCACCCTGACCGGTGTCGAGGTGACTGCCGCACCCCCGACCATCACCATCGAGCCCGATCGCAACAGTTACAAGGCAAAGGATGTCGCAGCGACCGCAACGAACGCGAGCGATGTGCTCGACCACGTTCCTTCGGTGGCTGTCGACGGTGACGGTAAAGTGAGCCTTCGCGGAAACGAGAACGTCGCGATTCAGATCAACGGCCGTCCGGCTCCGGTGCGCGGCGCGCAGCTTGGCTCGTACCTCAGGCAGCTTCCTGCCTCGATCGTCGAGCGCGTCGAAGTCATCCCGACCCCATCGGCTCGTGAGGATCCCGAAGGAATGGCGGGAATCATCAACATCGTTCTCAAGCAGAACGTGGATCTGGGCCTGTCGGGTGGTGTGACCGTCGGCTCGGCCGCCGCGAACGGTCGCTACAACTTCTCCGGAAACCTCGGCAATCAAAGCGGTCCGTGGACGCTGTTCACGACCTATGGCTACAACAATGACGATCGCGGCATAATCGGCATCAACGACCGCGAGAGGTACAATTCGCTGGGCGCATTGTCGAACATCACGGAGCAGGACCTCATCGGCCGCAACGTAAACGGCGGACACAATTTCTCCACGAACGTCGACTACAAGATCAACGATCGTGACGTGCTCACCAACGTGCTGTCGCTGAACTTCCGTGACTTCACGGACAACACGCGAAGCGCGTACACAGAGCTGAGCAGCTCGCGCTCGATCCTCGACCGCTACGACAGGATCAAGGATTCTGACGTGAACTCGTGGGTCGGCGATTACACGCTCGCCTGGAAGCGGACGATCGAGCCGCGGAAGCACGAGCTTTCGACCGAGCTTCGCTTCAACCGCTCGGATGACGACGACAAGACAATGCTCTGGCGGCAGCCGCCGGCTTCGTCTTCCTCGACGCGCCTCGAAGGCGAGCGGAACAACACCGATGCGTTGACTCAGACGTTCAACGGTCAGCTTGATTACACGCGCACGCTCGCCGAGCGCACGAAGCTCGAGACGGGGTTCAAGAGCACGGCACGCTGGCTCAACAGGGATTATCTCGTCGAGAAGGATGCGCTTGGCACCAACCAGTGGGTGATCAGCAACCTCAGCAACGATTTCACCTTCGACGAATACGTGCAGGCAGTATACGGCGTGCTCAGCCATGGAGTTGGAAAATGGGAGCTCCAGGGTGGACTTCGGGGTGAATACGCGACCCGCGACTTCGCTTTGAAGAAGTCGAGCGAGAACTACCCGTTCAACTACACCAGCGTTTACCCGAGTGCTGTGGCGCGTTACAAGTTCACTGACGCGACAGAGGGGAAGCTTTCGTACTCGCGCCGTGTTCGTCGCCCGGGCACGCAGGAGCTGAATCCGTTCCCGTCGTTCTTCGACGTGCAGAACGTGTTCATCGGCAATCCGAACCTGCGGCCCGAGTACACCGATGCAATCGAGCTCGGCTGGAGCCGCACTGGGGCAATGACGACGGTTCAGCTCTCACCGTTCTATCGTCGGACCACCGACGTGATGCGGGTTGACATCAACACGGCTGACGTCGTCGACGGCCGCGAGGTCACCTCGGTGAGCTTCAAGAATCTCGACAACAGCACGTCGTGGGGCTCGGACCTGAACGGGTCGCTCAAGTACAAGATGTTCAACGGATTCGCCAACTTCAGCCTGTTCAGGGTTGTGACCGATGGTGGATCGCAGTCGACGCTTTCGTCTGATGCAGTTACCTGGTCGACGCGCTGGAACGGGACGGTCACGCTGTCTCCGGCGACGACGGTTCAGGCTACCTACTTCTACCGTGCACCGGTGGACATCGAGCGTGGCCGCTTCTCCGCCCAGTACGGGACGAATTTCTCGATTCGCCAGAAGCTGATGAAGGACAAGGGTACGGTCAGCCTGAGATTCCAGGATCCGTTCAATACTATCGGGTTCAAGATCAGGGCGGGTGACGACAATCTGACTCAGATCACGGAGCGGAAGTTCGGCGTCCGCGCGACGTACCTGACGTTCCAGTACAACTTCGGCCGGCCGCCGCGGGTGAGGCAGCCGACGCAGGATCAGCAGCCGCAGGGGCAGACGGGATTCCCACCCCCATAA